The stretch of DNA GATGCGTTCACGAATCTGCGCTTCACTGCCCCATGGAATGAACGCGTCAACTAAACGGTCGCTACAACCATTCTCGAAGTCTGGCCGGGAAAATCCCTGCGACAGAAAAATCCGTTGGTAGTTCTCTTGATTAGCATAGAAACTCAGTTGTTGCCGCGCGCGGGCCCGCGCTTTGGTAGCATCGCGCTGCAAAATCGCCATCACACTGGGACACACCCATGCGTCCGGCCCCATTACCTCTCGTGCATGTTTGGTATGTTCAGGGAGGCAAAAAGCGGTATGGGTTCCGCGCGCTTCACGCGCGGTGAGTGCCACCATCTTCGGATGCAGTGCCGCGATCACCAAAGGTGGCTCAATCTTGGGAGCAACAGCGCGGTACAATGCCGACTTCATCGTCGCGACATACTCCTTCATGTAACTATAAGGCTTGGCATATTTATGGCCACGCAGGTCTTCAACCAAAGAACGATGGCTGACACCGATACCGAGAATGAATCGACCTTCAGCAGCCTCGGCTAAGGTCTTGGCTGACGCCGCCATCGCCACTGGATCGCGCGCCCAGATGTTAGCGATACCGGTCGCGTAGATCAGTCGATCAGTTTTAGCGAGCAAATAGCCACCTTGGGCAAATGGGTCACGTCCCCACGCTTCTGGTGCCCATAACACCTTGTATCCCATCCGTTCGACGCGACGGCAGAATGCCGCACTCTCGTCTGCTGGCATCGCATCAAGAAAACAGAATGCGCCGATTTTTCCGATTTCCATAGTTCACCTTTCTACCAGCATGTCCGGCTCGAATAGGAACGTGCCTCAGAACCCAAGAGTGGCAAACGAGGTCAAGAGTTCCGGCCCTCCGATATCACTGATAAACGTCGCGGCTCCCGTCCGTAGATCGATAGTAAACAACCGCGAGCGGTCACTGTTCGCCGAATTCAAGACTGCATAAGCAACACCACCAACCCCAGAGATATCAAAGCCGACAACTAGTGAAGCGGGAGTACCGACACCAAGGGGCCCAACAGTAGTCAAGACTCCGTCGTTCGGTGGACTCTGGACGACTAAGACATCACGCGAGGCATCAATGTCATACAAAGTAGTGGAGGTCGCCTGGTTGTTGTCATTATTAGAATATGCCGCCCCAACCGCTCCAGGATCGAATCTTTCTCCGCTGTCGTTCGTCGCATACGCCAAGTCGGTATCGTCCCCCACAACGATCCCCGTATCAGGATGAATGCGTAGGTTTTGATTCGCGTCACTCGTAATGCGAATACGATCTGCCTGCGGATTGAAATCAAAGCCAAAGAAGTCACCTCGTAGCGCAGGTGAGAACGGGTCCCCAACAGGTGTAACCCTTCTCTGATCGAGGTTGATCGTATAAATTTGATTGGTGCTGCCGAGCGCGTAGAGCTGCCCACTCGCCGGACGGACATCAAGCCCAAGAATCCGCTCATTCGGCCCAAGCCCGCTCAAGCGAATGGTTTTGACGCGACGTGGGCGATCACTTGAAAACAAAACCAGTCGATTGGTTTCAGTCGCCCCCACGAGCATTTCAGCCGTGGCGCTTGTCGGCCAATGGACAAGCATCCCACTCGCTAACACACTTGACAGTAGCACCATCGCTCCCGTACGGAGAGATGCAAACATTCCTACCATATCTCCTCCTCACGAACTCAGAATTCTTTACTGCTATTTGCCAAGAGGTTCATACGAGGCGAATTCTCGTACCACCCCTCACAACATCGTCTCCCAGTAGTTCTGCTCTTCTCACGTCACCACCAAACAAACAGAGGACCTGCTTCCTTCATAGCAAAAAAAAAGAAAGTTTGCTCCCTCTCCCTGCACATACGGTGAGTCTTCTGCGCTGATTTCCTGTAACTCATTCCTCGGTACACAAGCAAAAGACGATGGGTCGCCTTGACTGGCGCACCAGACCGACAGAGAATCAGCACGCAAGGAGGAACCTGCATGGCCAAAGGAAACACTCGCTCCGATCTGAACGTCACCCGACGTGCGTTCATGAAAGGCCTCAGCATTGGCGCAATCAGTGCAACGGCACCGCTATCGTCGACAGTGGCGATTGCCGCAGAAAACCCGACTGACGCCAAGCTTTTCGACATCATCTACTCGTTACGCTCAATTCGTCGCCTCAAGCCCGACCCGATTCCTGAAGAAGTCCTGCGAAAAATTGTTGAAGCCGGTGTGCATGCACCAACCGGTGGGAACCGCCAAGATTGGGGCTTTATTCTGGTCCGTGATCCAGAAATTAAGACGTTCATCCGTGATCGTTACCGTGATGCGCAACAAAAGTCGCGTGCGAGCCAACCTCCACTCAGTGACCTCCCGCCGGATCGACAACGGGCAATCAAAGCGTCAATATATCTCTCCGAGCACATGAACGAAGCACCGGTCATTCTGCTCGCCTGCCATGCGAAAGAGTATCCGGCTTGGGTACAGGCAAAGAATCTGCGTGGCAGTACGGCAACGGTCCACGGGTCGATCTATCCGGCCGTGCAGAACATCCTGTTAGCCTGTCGTGCCTACGGAATTGGCTCAGTCCTCACCACGACACACTTCTTTTTCGAAGACGAACTCATGAAGAAAGTCGGTGTCCCCGCCACTATGGAAGTTGCAGCACTTCTGCCAATGGGCTACCCCCGTGGTAAGCTCGGGACAAATAAACGCAAACCAGTTGATGACGTGCTGTACTGGGATACGTGGGGCAAGAAGAAAGCGTAACACCGAGCAACCTGCAGGTGGCGTTCGTTCAGATCTCGCCTTCCCCCGAGCTTGTTACGTTCAGACTTCTCTCTCCCTGCGTAGGAAGAGGGCGAGGGGGGAGAGCCGAAAGTACAGAAAACCAGCCCATTACACACATAATCTGCACTGAGGTACACATGAAAGTCGTAGGCTACACCGATCGTCTCAGCGTTGCAGCCGGGGACGCAATCCGTTTTATGGTGAGTTGTGAACAACCAAGTTACCGAGCGGACATTGTTCGCCTCATCCACGGTGACCCCAACCCACGTGGCCCAGGCTTCAGAGAAGAGGAGGTGTCAAGTTCAGTCAGTCGTGAGTATCCAGGGCGTTTGCAAGAAATCTACACAGGGTCGTATGTTCGCATTCCCTGCAATCCAGCGCTACGGCTACGCAACAGCTTCACTATCCAAACCTGGATTTTGCCAACAACACCACAGAAAGGCCAACAAGGCATCATCACAAAGTGGTTGGATAACCAAGGCTACGGATTAGCGATAGATGCGCAAGGCGCACTTGCGCTGTGGCTCAGTGACGCCCAAGGCCACTTCGTCCACGTCAGTAGCGGAAAAGCGCTACGGAAAGCGGAGTGGTATTTTGTGGCCGCAACATTCGATGCGCAGAGTGGCATCGTGCGCCTGTACCAAGAACCGTTACTCAACTGGCCGCAGGATGACTCGCGAGCAACCGTCGAACAGAAAGTCGCCATTCACCAAGTCCCCGACAATACGTGTGACCTTCTGATCGCGGCGTATTGGGAGCGGTCGTCAACAGGCAACGTCCTTGCCAAAGGCCATTTCAACGGCAAGGTCGATAGTCCATGCGTGTTTAGTCGCGCATGCACACCGGAGGAAATTCGTTCACTCAAACGCGGCACCTCTCCCCTCGCCTTCGACTCGGCTCTCGTTGCCGCGTGGGACTTTTCGCGTGAGATCTCATCACGAGAGGTGCTGGATATTTCCCCACATCGATTGCATGGCGAAACGGTCAATATGCCAGCGCGGGCGATGACTGGTTACCATTGGACCGGTCAAGAGACGAACTTTCGCGATGTTCCTCATCAGTACAGCGCGATTCACTTTCACGACGACGATCTTGATGATGCTGGATGGGAGGTTGATTTCTCCTTGACCATTCCCGCGCAAATGAAAAGTGGCATCTATGCGGCACGCCTGCGTACCGAAGGCGGAGAAGATTATGTTCCTTTTGTCGTACGACCGAAAAAAGGGATGCCTACCGCACGCGCGGTATTCCTGATGCCAACCAACAGCTATCTCGCCTATGCCAATGAACAGCTCAAGCTCCCCTATCGCCTTGCGCCAAATCAGCAGCGCGGAGCTGTGACACCCGAAGATGAATACACCGCCAGGTATGGCTTAGTCAGTTTGTATGATCACCATACCGACGGGAGCGGCGTGTGTTATTCTTCGCGCTTACGTCCAATCATGACACTCCGCCCCAAGTACCACACACGTATTCTCGGCTGTCCACATCAATTTCCCGCCGATCTTCACCTTGTCGATTGGCTTGAGGCCAAGGGGCATGAGTATGATGTCATTACCGACGAGGATCTTCATCACGACGGGCTTGATCTCTTGGCATCGTATAAAGTCGTACTCACCGGCAGTCATCCAGAGTATTGGACTGGCGACATGCTCTCAGCAATTGAGGCCCATCTCCGGAATGGTGGCCGGCTGATGTATCTCGGTGGCAATGGATTCTACTGGGTAACCGCGATTGCTCCGCAACGACCTCACGTCATTGAGGTCCGCCGTTGGGGCGGCATTCGTGCGTGGGACGCCAACCCAGGGGAGTACTATCTCAGCACTACCGGTGAACTCGGCGGGTTATGGCGCTATCGTGGTCACGCGCCGCAGAAACTTGCTGGTGTAGGCTTCACAGCGCAGGGTTTTGATAACAACCGCCTCTACCAACGTCAGCCTGCCAGTTTCGATCCACGTGCAGCGTTCATTTTTGCAGGTATTGGCAAAGATGAACTGATTGGAGACTTTCCTTCACTGGTACTCAACCACGGCGCTGCAGGCTTTGAACTCGATCGTGCTGATGCTGCGCTAGGCACGCCGCCACACGCACTCGTACTTGCTTCTTCCTTCGGTCATTCGGATTCGTATCAACATGTTGTCGAAGAAGTCCTGATTAGTGACTCGCGCCAAGGCGGAACGGTCAATCCCTTGGTCCGAGCAGACATGGTCTATTTCGAGTGTGCCAAGGGTGGCGCTGTATTTTCTACCGGTTCCATCGCGTGGTGTGGGTCATTGTCATACAACAACTATGACAATAACGTATCTCGTATAACGGATAATGTATTACGGCGGTTTGTCGCAGAGGAACCGCTACCGGAAAGGAAGGACTCATGAAAATGCATTCTTGGCAGGAAGGCGCGATCCGCAGTTTCAGCAGTTTGCATACCTTTCTCTTTCGCAGCATCGGACTCACCGGCCCTGGAGTGATGCGTCAGATGCTCATCCTTACCACACGTGGACGCAAAACAGGCCGTGAGGTCTCAGTGCCTCTGCTGTATATTGAAGAAAACGGCAAACTCTACATCGTTGCTTCCTTTGGCGGAAACGATACCGCTCCAGGGTGGTACAAAAATCTTGTTGCCAATCCTGAGGTTGAGGTTGAGTTACACAGCAAGAAACAACGCTATCGTACACGAACAGTCAGTGCTGAAGAGAAGGATACCATCTGGCCGAAACTGCTCGCGCTGTATCCAACGTATGCTGACTACCAAAAGAAAACGACACGCGCGATTCCGGTCGTTGAGTTAACCGCAACTTAAGGGGGGCCGCCCTACAATCGCGCCCCCCTCACTAACTCACATACCTGTACGCTATACTCCTTAAAGAACTTCTTCCTGCCTAGTTCTTGAGCAGCTTTGTGCTCGGGGTGGTCGCGCCAGCGGATTTGGTTTTCCATGGTGTCAAACTCT from Deltaproteobacteria bacterium encodes:
- a CDS encoding TIGR03620 family F420-dependent LLM class oxidoreductase, whose product is MEIGKIGAFCFLDAMPADESAAFCRRVERMGYKVLWAPEAWGRDPFAQGGYLLAKTDRLIYATGIANIWARDPVAMAASAKTLAEAAEGRFILGIGVSHRSLVEDLRGHKYAKPYSYMKEYVATMKSALYRAVAPKIEPPLVIAALHPKMVALTAREARGTHTAFCLPEHTKHAREVMGPDAWVCPSVMAILQRDATKARARARQQLSFYANQENYQRIFLSQGFSRPDFENGCSDRLVDAFIPWGSEAQIRERIDAHLAAGASHVCLMPLSCDKPDQPDERLLEAFAPR
- a CDS encoding nitroreductase family deazaflavin-dependent oxidoreductase, which translates into the protein MKMHSWQEGAIRSFSSLHTFLFRSIGLTGPGVMRQMLILTTRGRKTGREVSVPLLYIEENGKLYIVASFGGNDTAPGWYKNLVANPEVEVELHSKKQRYRTRTVSAEEKDTIWPKLLALYPTYADYQKKTTRAIPVVELTAT
- a CDS encoding nitroreductase family protein, coding for MAKGNTRSDLNVTRRAFMKGLSIGAISATAPLSSTVAIAAENPTDAKLFDIIYSLRSIRRLKPDPIPEEVLRKIVEAGVHAPTGGNRQDWGFILVRDPEIKTFIRDRYRDAQQKSRASQPPLSDLPPDRQRAIKASIYLSEHMNEAPVILLACHAKEYPAWVQAKNLRGSTATVHGSIYPAVQNILLACRAYGIGSVLTTTHFFFEDELMKKVGVPATMEVAALLPMGYPRGKLGTNKRKPVDDVLYWDTWGKKKA
- a CDS encoding LamG domain-containing protein, whose translation is MKVVGYTDRLSVAAGDAIRFMVSCEQPSYRADIVRLIHGDPNPRGPGFREEEVSSSVSREYPGRLQEIYTGSYVRIPCNPALRLRNSFTIQTWILPTTPQKGQQGIITKWLDNQGYGLAIDAQGALALWLSDAQGHFVHVSSGKALRKAEWYFVAATFDAQSGIVRLYQEPLLNWPQDDSRATVEQKVAIHQVPDNTCDLLIAAYWERSSTGNVLAKGHFNGKVDSPCVFSRACTPEEIRSLKRGTSPLAFDSALVAAWDFSREISSREVLDISPHRLHGETVNMPARAMTGYHWTGQETNFRDVPHQYSAIHFHDDDLDDAGWEVDFSLTIPAQMKSGIYAARLRTEGGEDYVPFVVRPKKGMPTARAVFLMPTNSYLAYANEQLKLPYRLAPNQQRGAVTPEDEYTARYGLVSLYDHHTDGSGVCYSSRLRPIMTLRPKYHTRILGCPHQFPADLHLVDWLEAKGHEYDVITDEDLHHDGLDLLASYKVVLTGSHPEYWTGDMLSAIEAHLRNGGRLMYLGGNGFYWVTAIAPQRPHVIEVRRWGGIRAWDANPGEYYLSTTGELGGLWRYRGHAPQKLAGVGFTAQGFDNNRLYQRQPASFDPRAAFIFAGIGKDELIGDFPSLVLNHGAAGFELDRADAALGTPPHALVLASSFGHSDSYQHVVEEVLISDSRQGGTVNPLVRADMVYFECAKGGAVFSTGSIAWCGSLSYNNYDNNVSRITDNVLRRFVAEEPLPERKDS
- a CDS encoding DUF4394 domain-containing protein, giving the protein MVGMFASLRTGAMVLLSSVLASGMLVHWPTSATAEMLVGATETNRLVLFSSDRPRRVKTIRLSGLGPNERILGLDVRPASGQLYALGSTNQIYTINLDQRRVTPVGDPFSPALRGDFFGFDFNPQADRIRITSDANQNLRIHPDTGIVVGDDTDLAYATNDSGERFDPGAVGAAYSNNDNNQATSTTLYDIDASRDVLVVQSPPNDGVLTTVGPLGVGTPASLVVGFDISGVGGVAYAVLNSANSDRSRLFTIDLRTGAATFISDIGGPELLTSFATLGF